A DNA window from Ranitomeya imitator isolate aRanImi1 chromosome 2, aRanImi1.pri, whole genome shotgun sequence contains the following coding sequences:
- the PRX gene encoding periaxin isoform X2 gives MCDCFNRIFGVTWSPSSSYGAEAERVEGHVSSKVFEPPPVKEKFSPLKPRSPPTSRPHLSPEEIKDADRAAQKEKLHAELKKVLLLKGQKNSAEQEEPKMDTNVKITEEKLRASELVEVIVETEAQAGMSGISISGGGRDGLFISDVIKDSPAAKNLSLLQGDQIISARVFFENIKYEDALRILEYAEQYKVSYCLKRTVPSSDVTVSPSSGSVEVKGPKAKMPKLSVKSLTPVKKKKKKVPSQFTDSEASIEAVKGSELSAASLDIPPVDVEFSFPKFSKILKTKGSTEATAGTKSTETTTKVTTTEPKRLRMKFPRLRVKDAAAVGGHSVDVSESKDVSVKEKSATQVGISVPKIKKPKVDVTVPKPDIKFAAPKIEIAAPKIEVATPKIGTEAKEEKVFKTPQVELDIPLTHMKSEIEISERIKAPGLSTSINIPDVEIKMPVTSGEVETPEAKISLPFLSKVGICTPQLEKEQEVSLLVDERSKTETKFPSVEIAAPKLDVDLSIPKVDGSVEVETPDSTSQGLQIKLPKFSMFTKTTEVTPPQVKKEIKGKVLEEKLKMPSFKSPQIGISLPKGKLEGDSPDSQKRSTLKFPSIDISAPKVDLDLSVESEELSVEPIQVPDVSLKMPKISTPKIGMKVKDAYAGTIPLTDMKSEKVEAESTIEIPHVTLKMPKIGLPKLGLKNDVQDVESEVAAQKGEHEEFKLKGPKLKLPSLGGFLGKEKTEVDGSDSSLEAEGKLKFPAIKIPSIDISLPKVQDSEPSKLEGTLPTAKIDKKASELEGTDLKFKMPKVSLPKFDMTTKLGKPDMSPPKFGIHMPTTDVKLKSEKVKEEKIITSDLDISVPKTKTTFDLNLPFQKPDLSISGEKPKVAIKFPKVELDSIAFDGQTGDSKVGIPSIKMPTLEVDAPSLDIDLNLPKVKTEGTEVSIEDKDTIFQMPKINLPKLSDVAKDLAVELDVPKVTGDIYPPHLTAEMKTGKDIEDKGLKMSLPKVEIGLGKSTEFGVDEMKEVKLPKARQEKTVEDKDAKMKLPSVNLPSLEIDAPKIPDVDITAGIPAVELDVSGKEDLAAVSGEVDAKWKAPKFSFRKLGIAGSKAKKGDTDVKTTDTEGDTGLAVKGPKIKMPRFGIMFPKSKQDEDVEIDKKASKTKVDASAGQTDLSLDGKVKVPSVKLPSFDISAPKLDVDIALPKGDASTVTDKSSEINIDIPDVKLNLPKFSMPKFGKSKEDSDIEKIKLQGKISPSKPVKAGEASGELDGKSAEAKGKGRELKMKMPIIKMPSFGISKKDTDVLEAKSKTVAQEAKVSLETEGGDGKTSFMKMPTFKMSSPKVKAPEVDLTLKGSKENIQMPDVHIKVPDIELATFGIKSDRTAEVLLSKTEDVKFVQPKDSDLHLGDKIKIPSLEISAPSAASALLISAPCVKSDICTSIPKVEVDVSDADIKRYGGDLKIPTLPSIGVSVPDVELDIGLPKVGLECEAHVRMEKSSAKIKMPKVELRKLEDLEAKVDISGIKSKGIEYEGKIKGPKLKLPNVDISLPKVKLDEDDIPFIESDFKMQGSSTEVTTTEGFFSLPSVELPKMSAPKIRAPELELDISLSKEDLKGSDFTKSSKVESSGSEGEQHDLKLKMPKIKLPKFGGSVTGVEQGPIKPGVKASKTEDSSESGIMGFKIKMPKLQVGSLKGKGWEDTELESDHKIKMAEKGDLKVSDREDSDISHTFKIKMPSFGISKGTAEAGTEPLHPSEESTELKLKMPKITLPDVGFSRDEGEKTSVEGGHTDAVSKVKSIASSNIEELELDVGLKMPKMKMPTIGLPGRKGDDDMEISLDEESKGKKSMFKMPDVELSTPKSKAHGEYEVDQKRSKDLEGRDSPKKSSKIKEERKHDTIEEDAEKKYKVKLPKLEVGIPKAGDVELSPPKLMSETKDSEIGIKGLRSEQESDQHEEKKTKKNIFSLSKTKDKSGGLISSDVDTSPELKIKLPKIKMKPSFGRSKGKGKGSEVNGEDETEADSSDVTAKPSKMKFPKLGFSSSKGHSGDLNINGTSGHVNGETEVSAQNGSQDGFIKVGKLKFPKVEFSSPYKGKEIDSEINLKLVKTDEPESKDEGTESSFSSKFRSPKIAFSGFKKKEKGEDRIITSSARTEMATMENVSEGESKSGMSRLALGFLSSKSKGEYTVDNSGIQKDNVGDSGKDKSTKYKFPKLSLNSKLGAETESSKEIKEEGSQEGFEISLPQVSFTTHQEEETMTEEETTLGFIKVTTTKQIKTETVTEKTLAI, from the exons GTGCAGAGGCAGAACGAGTGGAGGGTCATGTGTCTAGTAAAGTATTCGAACCCCCT CCAGTAAAAGAGAAGTTCAGTCCCCTGAAGCCGAGGTCTCCCCCCACCAGCCGCCCCCACCTGTCCCCGGAGGAAATCAAAGACGCAGATCGAGCG gcacAAAAAGAGAAACTACACGCAGAGTTAAAGAAAGTTTTGCTTCTGAAAGGGCAAAAAAACTCCGCGGAACAAGAGGAACCCAAGATGGATACTAACGTGAAGATCACAGAA GAGAAGCTAAGAGCTTCAGAGTTGGTGGAGGTGATCGTAGAAACTGAGGCACAGGCTGGAATGTCCGGTATAAGCATCTCGGGAGGAGGCAGAGATGGACTCTTCATCTCGGATGTCATCAAGGACTCCCCTGCCGCCAAAAATTTGTCTCTGCTTCAAG GGGACCAGATCATCAGTGCCAGAGTTTTCTTTGAAAACATTAAATATGAAGACGCCTTGAGGATCCTCGAGTATGCCGAACAATATAAAGTCTCTTACTGCTTAAAAAGGACAGTGCCGTCTAGTGATGTTACAGTGTCTCCAAGCTCCGGGAGTGTGGAAGTAAAGGGTCCAAAAGCTAAGATGCCAAAATTG tctGTCAAGAGCTTGACACccgtgaagaagaaaaaaaagaaggttCCAAGTCAATTTACTGACTCAGAAGCTTCCATAGAAGCCGTAAAAGGTTCAGAACTTTCAGCTGCCAGCTTGGACATTCCACCAGTAGATGTTGAATTTTCCTTCCCCAAATTTTCCAAAATTCTAAAAACCAAGGGAAGTACAGAAGCCACTGCTGGAACTAAAAGTACAGAGACTACCACCAAAGTAACCACCACAGAACCAAAAAGGCTGAGGATGAAGTTCCCAAGGCTTAGAGTCAAAGATGCAGCAGCTGTTGGGGGACATTCAGTGGATGTTTCGGAGTCCAAAGATGTTTCAGTTAAAGAAAAGTCTGCAACTCAAGTTGGTATTTCTGTTCCTAAAATAAAGAAGCCAAAAGTTGATGTTACAGTGCCCAAACCAGATATTAAGTTTGCAGCACCAAAGATTGAAATTGCAGCACCAAAGATTGAAGTTGCAACACCAAAGATTGGAACTGAAGCCAAGGAAGAGAAAGTTTTTAAGACTCCTCAAGTGGAACTTGATATACCACTAACACACATGAAGAGTGAGATAGAGATTTCTGAAAGGATAAAGGCACCAGGCCTAAGCACCTCAATTAATATTCCAGATGTTGAAATTAAGATGCCAGTGACTTCTGGTGAAGTGGAAACACCAGAGGCAAAAATAAGCTTGCCTTTCTTATCCAAAGTTGGAATCTGCACACCACAATTAGAAAAAGAGCAAGAAGTTTCTCTTCTAGTTGATGAAAGGTCAAAGACTGAAACCAAATTTCCTTCAGTTGAAATAGCAGCACCTAAATTAGACGTTGACTTAAGTATACCAAAAGTTGATGGTTCAGTGGAAGTCGAAACACCAGACTCTACTAGTCAAGGCCTACAGATCAAACTACCAAAGTTTAGCATGTTCACTAAAACTACAGAAGTAACCCCTCCTCAAGTCAAAAAAGAGATTAAGGGAAAAGTTTTAGAGGAAAAGTTAAAAATGCCTTCGTTTAAGTCTCCACAAATTGGTATTTCTCTTCCTAAAGGTAAACTTGAAGGAGATAGTCCTGATAGTCAAAAGAGAAGTACCCTAAAGTTTCCATCTATAGACATCTCTGCACCAAAAGTGGACCTAGACTTATCTGTAGAGTCAGAAGAACTTTCTGTTGAACCTATTCAGGTTCCCGATGTGTCCCTTAAAATGCCAAAAATAAGTACCCCGAAGATAGGCATGAAAGTTAAGGATGCCTATGCTGGCACTATTCCACTAACAGATATGAAGTCTGAGAAAGTCGAAGCAGAAAGTACTATTGAAATTCCACATGTTACACTGAAAATGCCCAAAATAGGTCTTCCTAAATTGGGCTTAAAGAATGATGTGCAGGATGTTGAGTCAGAAGTGGCAGCTCAGAAAGGTGAACATGAAGAATTTAAACTGAAAGGTCCTAAACTGAAACTACCAAGTCTTGGAGGTTTCCTGGGAAAAGAAAAGACTGAGGTAGATGGATCAGATTCTTCTTTAGAAGCTGAGGGAAAATTAAAGTTTCCTGCAATTAAGATACCATCAATTGATATTTCATTACCAAAAGTCCAAGACAGTGAGCCAAGTAAACTAGAGGGCACCCTCCCCACAGCCAAGATTGATAAAAAAGCATCGGAATTAGAGGGTACAGACTTGAAGTTTAAAATGCCCAAAGTTTCCTTGCCAAAGTTTGATATGACAACAAAACTTGGAAAACCCGACATGTCTCCTCCAAAGTTCGGAATTCACATGCCTACTACTGATGTGAAATTAAAAAGTGAGAaagtaaaagaagaaaaaataattacttccGATTTGGATATTTCTGTTCCTAAAACTAAAACAACATTTGACCTTAATTTACCTTTCCAAAAACCTGACCTAAGTATTTCAGGAGAGAAGCCTAAAGTTGCAATCAAGTTTCCAAAAGTAGAGTTGGATTCAATAGCATTTGATGGACAGACTGGAGATTCAAAAGTAGGCATTCCTTCTATTAAAATGCCAACTCTCGAGGTAGATGCTCCTAGCCTTGATATTGATTTAAACTTGCCAAAAGTGAAAACTGAAGGAACCGAGGTTTCTATTGAAGATAAAGATACTATATTCCAGATGCCAAAGATAAATCTTCCTAAACTCAGTGACGTAGCCAAAGATTTAGCCGTCGAACTTGATGTGCCAAAGGTGACAGGCGACATTTATCCACCACACCTTACTGCAGAAATGAAGACGGGGAAGGACATAGAAGATAAGGGACTAAAGATGAGTTTGCCAAAAGTTGAGATTGGACTCGGAAAATCCACCGAGTTTGGTGTTGATGAAATGAAAGAAGTGAAACTTCCTAAAGCAAGACAAGAAAAAACTGTTGAAGATAAAGATGCTAAAATGAAGTTGCCATCAGTAAATCTTCCATCTCTTGAGATAGATGCACCTAAAATCCCTGATGTGGACATCACTGCAGGCATTCCAGCAGTTGAACTTGATGTGTCTGGGAAAGAAGACTTAGCAGCAGTTTCAGGTGAAGTTGATGCCAAATGGAAAGCACCAAAGTTTTCTTTTCGTAAACTTGGTATTGCTGGATCCAAAGCTAAGAAAGGTGACACAGATGTAAAGACAACAGATACAGAAGGAGACACTGGACTTGCAGTCAAAGGACCAAAAATTAAAATGCCAAGGTTTGGAATAATGTTTCCTAAATCCAAGCAAGATGAGGACGTGGAAATAGATAAAAAAGCTAGCAAAACCAAAGTGGATGCTTCTGCTGGTCAAACTGATTTATCTTTAGATGGGAAAGTTAAAGTTCCATCAGTTAAACTTCCATCTTTTGATATCTCGGCTCCAAAGTTAGACGTTGATATTGCACTTCCAAAAGGAGATGCTTCTACAGTTACGGACAAATCTtccgagattaatattgacattccaGATGTAAAGTTAAATCTTCCCAAATTTTCCATGCCAAAATTTGGAAAAAGCAAAGAGGATTCAGACATCGAAAAAATTAAACTTCAAGGTAAAATTTCTCCATCAAAACCAGTAAAAGCCGGTGAAGCCTCTGGTGAACTAGATGGAAAAAGCGCAGAAGCCAAGGGGAAAGGCAGGGAACTAAAAATGAAAATGCCTATTATCAAGATGCCTTCATTTGGAATATCAAAAAAAGATACAGATGTTTTAGAGGCAAAAAGTAAGACAGTTGCACAGGAAGCAAAAGTGTCTCTAGAGACTGAAGGTGGAGATGGAAAGACTTCTTTTATGAAAATGCCAACATTTAAAATGTCATCTCCAAAAGTGAAGGCACCAGAGGTAGATCTGACTTTAAAAGGTTCAAAAGAGAATATTCAGATGCCTGATGTCCACATTAAAGTTCCTGATATTGAGTTAGCTACATTTGGAATAAAGAGTGATCGAACAGCTGAAGTGTTACTTTCTAAGACGGAAGACGTAAAGTTTGTGCAACCCAAAGATTCTGACCTGCACCTTGGTGATAAAATAAAGATACCTTCTCTGGAAATATCTGCACCTTCAGCTGCATCTGCATTACTAATTTCTGCTCCATGTGTTAAATCGGACATCTGTACATCCATACCAAAAGTAGAAGTTGATGTTTCTGATGCAGACATTAAAAGATACGGAGGAGATTTAAAAATACCCACGCTTCCATCTATTGGAGTTTCAGTTCCAGATGTTGAATTAGATATAGGTTTGCCCAAAGTAGGCTTGGAGTGCGAAGCTCATGTCCGCATGGAAAAATCATCTGCTAAAATAAAGATGCCTAAAGTTGAATTGCGAAAGCTTGAGGACTTGGAAGCCAAGGTAGACATTAGTGGCATTAAGTCTAAAGGCATTGAATATGAAGGAAAAATCAAAGGGCCCAAGTTAAAACTTCCTAATGTTGATATTTCACTTCCAAAAGTAAAATTAGATGAAGATGACATACCATTCATTGAAAGTGACTTTAAAATGCAGGGTTCAAGTACTGAAGTAACTACCACAGAGGGATTCTTCAGTTTGCCATCTGTAGAGCTCCCAAAAATGTCCGCTCCCAAAATAAGAGCTCCAGAACTGGAACTAGATATTAGTCTAAGCAAAGAGGATTTGAAAGGGAGTGACTTTACCAAGTCGTCCAAGGTAGAATCAAGTGGTTCTGAAGGTGAACAACATGATCTAAAACTCAAGATGCCAAAAATAAAGTTGCCCAAATTTGGTGGCTCTGTGACAGGTGTAGAGCAAGGCCCTATCAAACCAGGTGTGAAGGCTTCCAAAACAGAAGATAGTTCCGAATCTGGAATCATGGGCTTCAAAATAAAAATGCCTAAACTCCAAGTAGGATCTCTTAAAGGGAAAGGATGGGAGGATACAGAGTTAGAAAGTGACCACAAAATTAAAATGGCTGAGAAAGGTGATCTGAAGGTGTCAGATCGTGAAGATTCTGACATTAGCCATACTTTCAAGATCAAAATGCCATCATTTGGAATATCAAAAGGGACTGCAGAAGCTGGCACAGAACCTTTGCATCCATCTGAAGAGAGTACAGAGTTAAAGCTTAAAATGCCTAAAATCACTTTGCCTGATGTTGGATTTTCAAGGGATGAAGGCGAAAAGACATCAGTGGAAGGTGGTCATACTGATGCAGTTAGCAAGGTTAAAAGCATTGCATCATCAAATATTGAGGAGTTAGAATTAGATGTAGGGTTGAAAATGCCAAAAATGAAGATGCCGACAATTGGTCTACCGGGACGAAAGGGAGATGATGACATGGAGATTTCTCTTGATGAGGAATCCAAAGGTAAGAAATCAATGTTCAAAATGCCAGATGTGGAACTGTCTACTCCAAAGAGTAAAGCACATGGTGAATATGAAGTGGATCAGAAACGATCAAAGGACTTAGAAGGCCGTGATTCTCCAAAGAAGAGCAGTAAAATCAAGGAAGAACGCAAACATGACACTATTGAAGAAGATGCTGAAAAGAAATATAAAGTAAAACTACCAAAATTAGAAGTCGGCATACCAAAAGCTGGAGATGTAGAACTTTCTCCACCCAAATTAATGTCAGAGACAAAAGACAGCGAGATCGGTATTAAAGGTTTACGCTCTGAACAGGAGTCTGATCAACATGAAGAGAAAAAgacgaaaaaaaatattttttcactcaGCAAAACCAAGGACAAAAGTGGGGGTCTAATATCATCTGACGTAGACACAAGTCCAGAACTGAAGATTAAATtaccaaaaataaaaatgaagcctTCTTTTGGTCGGTCAAAAGGCAAAGGTAAAGGGTCTGAAGTCAACGGAGAGGACGAAACAGAAGCAGACTCCAGTGATGTCACTGCTAAGCCTTCAAAAATGAAGTTCCCCAAATTAGGGTTTTCCTCCTCCAAGGGACATTCTGGAGATTTAAATATCAATGGAACATCTGGCCATGTGAATGGTGAGACTGAAGTATCGGCTCAGAATGGATCTCAagatggttttataaaagttggtAAACTCAAGTTTCCTAAGGTTGAATTTTCATCACCATACAAGGGCAAAGAAATAGACTCAGAAATTAACCTCAAATTGGTCAAGACAGATGAGCCTGAATCAAAGGATGAAGGCACAGAAAGCTCCTTTTCCTCTAAATTTAGGTCTCCTAAAATCGCTTTCTCTGGTTTTAAGAAAAAAGAGAAGGGTGAAGATCGCATAATTACCTCGTCTGCAAGAACAGAGATGGCAACTATGGAAAATGTGAGTGAGGGTGAATCAAAATCAGGGATGAGTCGTCTCGCTCTTGGATTCCTTTCAAGTAAATCAAAGGGGGAATACACAGTGGACAATAGTGGCATACAGAAAGACAATGTGGGTGACTCCGGTAAAGACAAGTCAACAAAATATAAGTTTCCCAAGTTATCTCTGAACTCAAAATTAGGGGCAGAAACGGAATCAAGTAAAGAGATAAAAGAAGAAGGTTCACAAGAAGGTTTCGAAATCAGCCTTCCGCAGGTGAGCTTTACTACCCATCAAGAAGAAGAAACCATGACAGAGGAAGAAACAACCTTGGGCTTTATAAAAGTTACAACAACAAAACAAATCAAGACAGAGACTGTAACAGAGAAGACCTTGGCCATATAA